From the genome of Marixanthomonas ophiurae, one region includes:
- a CDS encoding polysaccharide deacetylase family protein, translated as MKLRLVTVPKFVQRIYPKRIWALPNNENKVYLTFDDGPIPEVTPWVLDTLKKYNAKATFFCIGDNIKKHPEIFQRIISEGHSVGNHTFHHLNGWKTETQSYVDNVLLFKKEIQSTRYSHLAPRTSLFRPPYGKITSKQANLLQQKGYKIVMWSVLSYDYDASVSEEKCLQNVLQNIDTGTIIVFHDSIKAQKNLRYVLPKVLEYCIKNNFSLNKNALI; from the coding sequence GTGAAACTGCGTTTGGTAACAGTGCCCAAATTTGTGCAACGGATCTATCCGAAGCGAATTTGGGCATTGCCAAATAATGAAAACAAGGTTTATCTTACTTTTGATGACGGTCCAATCCCCGAAGTGACGCCCTGGGTGCTAGACACCTTAAAGAAATACAACGCCAAAGCCACTTTTTTCTGTATTGGCGATAACATAAAAAAACATCCTGAAATTTTTCAAAGGATAATTTCTGAAGGTCATTCAGTGGGCAACCACACGTTTCATCATTTGAATGGATGGAAAACAGAGACCCAAAGTTATGTTGATAACGTTTTGCTTTTTAAAAAAGAAATACAAAGCACTCGTTATTCGCACCTTGCGCCTCGTACTTCGCTGTTCCGTCCTCCGTATGGAAAAATTACTTCCAAACAAGCTAATCTGCTTCAGCAAAAAGGATATAAAATAGTTATGTGGAGTGTATTGAGTTATGATTATGATGCTTCCGTTTCAGAAGAAAAATGTCTGCAAAATGTGTTGCAAAACATTGATACTGGAACTATTATCGTTTTTCATGATAGTATAAAAGCACAAAAAAACCTTCGGTATGTGTTACCGAAGGTTTTGGAGTATTGTATTAAAAATAATTTTTCTTTAAATAAAAATGCCTTAATCTAA
- a CDS encoding glycosyltransferase family 117 protein → MASFNFKKWNQILGWSVFLISLITYWLTVEPTASFWDAGEYITTASNLEVGHPPGAPLYQLLGAFFSIFAMEASNIALTINLMSVFASAFTILFMFWSLTILLRTVILKHKELTKSSAIAILGSAVVGSLSFAFTDSFWFSAVEAEVYASSAFITAVLFYCGLRWEREMNTPRGDRWVILISFIIGLSFGIHFLGLLTIPAIGFLYFFKNYKTISVKNFIIANVVMVAILLFIFKLLLPMTLKFFSASELFFINSIGLPFHTGTLIAGILFIALFYFGLRYTRRKNHTQFNTLLLCVLFIFIGFSSWLMLPIRANAGTVINENNPDNARELLAYYNREQYPQTHLFYGPLFTEAYVGLDPDNPYKDEKPKYEEDEKAGKYVIVNEYKNAGQNTDDSQKAYLPRMWSVENNANYLEFTGGLDFTIKPEYRNEKRLVQEVNKFKQAYDQGVVDSKDYDKFLREFGVALNIEKPSFGQNLKFMFEYQFGYMYWRYFMWNFAGRQDDVQGQYTDLHGNWLSGIDFIDELRLGSQDNLPSDVKNNKARNTYFFLPLILGILGVVFLFKNDKKKFWVLLVFFLFTGLALKIYLNERPFEPRERDYALVGSFYIFAMWIGFGVYALFEMVKEYLSPKIAIPVVLSATLLASPVLLAYQNWDDHDRSDRYTANSMAKMYLDSVDENAILFTIGDNDTFALWYAQNIEGYRQDARIINTSLFQTDWYIDDMKKKAFTSDPIPSQLTHDKYRYGTRDFLYYQETKQDTIDIKTWMNWVANDSPATRVELESNQMANTFPSKTIRIPVDKEAVLRNGIVPQEDADKIVDEIYIQLKGNVIYKNRMMMLDIIANNDWERPIYFSGGAFGDDDYLWMKDYLQLDGVVYKLVPIRTPVNPRNPFDMGRVDTDKMYDIVMNWDWGNSGSPDIYHDTETRRNGITYRSNLARLAENLINEGKKDKAEDVLDLAMEKMPVKYFEYYSLLEPFVLGYYEVNKPEKARELYEEVAKKYQEKLLYYSGMKVKKQYNIADEIISDMERYRGLVDIIIVYDDETFAKDEASEFNDYLKLFRHFYNESEGVDVEQDLQQKESIQIMADSVPSEVINEAIEE, encoded by the coding sequence ATGGCTTCTTTCAACTTTAAAAAATGGAACCAGATTTTAGGTTGGTCCGTATTTCTTATATCCCTTATTACTTACTGGCTTACAGTAGAACCCACTGCCAGTTTTTGGGATGCTGGTGAGTATATAACTACAGCAAGTAATCTAGAAGTTGGGCATCCACCTGGAGCTCCTCTGTATCAATTATTGGGAGCATTTTTCTCCATTTTTGCTATGGAAGCTTCAAACATTGCACTTACCATTAACCTGATGTCGGTTTTTGCCAGTGCTTTTACCATCTTGTTTATGTTTTGGTCGCTTACTATTTTATTAAGAACAGTGATTTTAAAGCATAAAGAATTAACCAAAAGCTCTGCAATCGCAATATTAGGAAGTGCTGTGGTAGGATCGCTCAGTTTTGCTTTTACCGATAGTTTTTGGTTTAGTGCTGTGGAGGCCGAAGTATATGCTTCTTCAGCATTTATTACTGCGGTTTTGTTTTATTGTGGCCTGCGTTGGGAACGTGAAATGAACACCCCTAGAGGCGACAGATGGGTTATTTTAATTTCTTTTATCATCGGGCTTTCCTTCGGGATTCACTTTTTAGGACTGCTTACTATTCCGGCTATTGGGTTTTTATACTTTTTCAAAAACTATAAAACCATTTCAGTTAAAAACTTTATAATTGCTAATGTAGTGATGGTAGCGATCTTACTGTTTATCTTTAAGTTATTGTTGCCGATGACCCTGAAGTTTTTCAGTGCTTCGGAACTCTTCTTTATAAACAGTATTGGCTTGCCTTTCCATACCGGGACACTTATTGCTGGTATTTTATTTATTGCATTGTTTTATTTCGGATTACGGTATACCCGCAGAAAAAACCATACACAGTTTAACACTTTGTTGCTTTGTGTGCTGTTCATTTTTATAGGTTTTTCAAGTTGGTTGATGCTTCCTATTCGTGCTAATGCGGGAACCGTAATTAATGAAAATAACCCTGACAATGCCCGAGAATTATTAGCTTATTATAATCGAGAACAATACCCACAAACCCATTTATTTTATGGCCCTCTATTTACTGAAGCATATGTAGGTTTAGATCCAGACAATCCATATAAAGACGAGAAGCCAAAATATGAAGAAGATGAGAAAGCTGGTAAATACGTTATCGTAAACGAATATAAAAATGCTGGGCAAAACACCGATGATTCGCAAAAAGCATATCTACCCAGAATGTGGAGTGTAGAGAACAATGCCAATTATTTGGAGTTTACTGGAGGACTTGATTTTACAATAAAACCCGAATACCGAAATGAAAAACGATTGGTACAAGAGGTAAATAAATTTAAACAAGCTTACGACCAAGGCGTCGTAGATAGTAAAGACTACGATAAATTTTTACGTGAGTTTGGGGTAGCACTCAATATTGAAAAACCATCCTTTGGCCAAAACCTCAAGTTTATGTTTGAGTATCAGTTTGGTTATATGTACTGGCGCTATTTTATGTGGAATTTCGCCGGAAGACAAGACGATGTGCAAGGGCAATATACCGACCTGCACGGAAACTGGCTGAGTGGTATCGACTTTATAGACGAACTCCGTTTAGGCTCACAAGATAATCTGCCTAGTGATGTTAAAAACAATAAGGCCCGAAATACCTACTTTTTCCTGCCCTTAATATTAGGAATTTTAGGAGTGGTTTTCCTCTTTAAAAATGATAAAAAGAAATTCTGGGTGCTACTCGTCTTTTTCCTGTTTACAGGCCTAGCCCTAAAAATATACCTCAACGAACGCCCTTTTGAACCTCGAGAACGGGATTATGCACTGGTAGGCTCGTTTTACATATTCGCTATGTGGATTGGTTTTGGAGTCTATGCCCTTTTTGAAATGGTAAAAGAATACCTGTCTCCAAAAATTGCCATTCCAGTTGTGCTGAGTGCTACTTTATTAGCTTCGCCAGTCTTGTTAGCGTATCAAAACTGGGATGACCATGATCGTTCAGATCGATATACCGCTAACTCGATGGCAAAAATGTATCTCGATTCGGTTGATGAAAATGCCATCTTGTTTACCATTGGGGACAATGATACGTTTGCCTTGTGGTACGCACAAAATATAGAAGGCTACCGTCAGGATGCTCGTATTATTAATACTAGTCTCTTTCAAACCGATTGGTATATAGACGATATGAAAAAGAAGGCGTTTACTAGCGATCCTATTCCATCGCAATTAACGCATGATAAATATCGGTATGGAACTCGAGATTTTCTCTATTACCAAGAAACCAAGCAAGATACTATAGACATCAAAACTTGGATGAATTGGGTTGCAAACGATAGCCCTGCTACACGTGTTGAACTGGAGAGTAACCAAATGGCAAATACCTTCCCTTCAAAAACCATTCGTATTCCGGTTGATAAAGAGGCTGTATTACGCAATGGTATTGTTCCACAGGAAGATGCTGATAAAATTGTAGATGAGATTTACATTCAGCTAAAAGGAAATGTTATTTACAAAAACCGAATGATGATGTTGGACATTATCGCCAATAACGATTGGGAACGCCCTATTTACTTTAGCGGTGGTGCTTTTGGCGATGACGATTATTTATGGATGAAGGATTATCTACAATTAGACGGAGTTGTATATAAATTAGTACCTATAAGAACACCTGTTAATCCACGTAATCCGTTTGACATGGGCCGTGTTGATACCGATAAAATGTATGATATCGTTATGAACTGGGATTGGGGAAATAGCGGAAGTCCAGACATATATCATGATACCGAAACCAGAAGAAATGGTATTACGTACCGAAGCAACTTAGCGCGTCTAGCCGAAAATTTAATTAATGAAGGCAAGAAAGATAAAGCTGAAGATGTTTTAGACTTAGCAATGGAGAAAATGCCCGTTAAGTATTTTGAATATTACTCGCTATTAGAACCTTTTGTTTTAGGGTATTATGAAGTAAACAAACCTGAAAAGGCCCGAGAATTATACGAAGAAGTCGCTAAAAAATACCAAGAAAAATTGTTGTATTACAGCGGAATGAAAGTAAAAAAACAATACAATATTGCTGATGAAATAATCAGTGATATGGAACGTTATCGTGGCCTAGTCGATATTATAATAGTCTACGATGATGAAACTTTTGCTAAAGATGAAGCCTCTGAATTTAATGACTACTTAAAGCTCTTCCGTCATTTTTATAATGAAAGCGAAGGCGTTGATGTGGAGCAAGATCTTCAGCAAAAAGAGTCTATCCAGATAATGGCAGATTCGGTTCCTAGTGAAGTTATAAACGAAGCAATAGAAGAGTAA
- a CDS encoding NAD(P)/FAD-dependent oxidoreductase, with protein MTEQEIDILIIGAGPSGSVAAAYLHQQGFKVQVVEKSKFPRFAIGESLLPRCMEHFEEVGLLDCLKSENFQIKKGARFLKEDKSCHFDFKEKHTEGWDWTWQVPRAKFDETLTNELQKRGISISFETEMTGIEFHADGTSKTTIKTSEEKADIISAKHIIDASGPGRVIPKLLHLVKPTTSQGNSSIFTHVEDIKRPKGEEGTLITFDVVTDEAWLWVIPFSNGNTSIGFVGPSEFIDSFSGASSEKLRKLLNLSKHYKKRFENSDFLFEPKEFKDFSSSMNALYGKGYTITGNSAGFLDPVFSSGVTFATESGLLAAKLTARKLRDEVVDWERDYENHLKQGVEVFKTYVDEWYSGNLQKIFFASTINPEIKKQICAVLAGYVWDTSNPFVKNHQRLVRTLAKVIEIENK; from the coding sequence ATGACTGAACAAGAAATTGATATCTTAATTATTGGTGCAGGACCTTCGGGCTCGGTAGCAGCAGCCTATTTACACCAACAAGGGTTCAAAGTACAAGTAGTAGAAAAAAGCAAATTTCCTCGGTTTGCCATTGGTGAAAGTCTGTTGCCTCGCTGTATGGAACATTTTGAGGAAGTAGGGTTATTAGATTGTCTGAAATCTGAAAACTTCCAGATAAAAAAAGGCGCTCGGTTTTTAAAAGAAGATAAAAGTTGTCACTTCGATTTTAAGGAAAAACACACTGAGGGTTGGGATTGGACTTGGCAAGTTCCGAGAGCCAAATTTGACGAAACTTTGACAAACGAGCTTCAAAAAAGAGGTATTTCCATTTCCTTTGAAACTGAAATGACAGGGATTGAATTTCATGCAGACGGAACTTCAAAAACGACGATAAAAACTTCAGAAGAGAAAGCAGATATAATTTCAGCAAAACATATTATTGATGCTAGTGGTCCGGGACGGGTTATTCCGAAGTTATTACATCTTGTGAAACCTACAACATCTCAAGGGAACTCATCAATTTTTACCCATGTTGAAGATATTAAAAGGCCAAAAGGCGAAGAAGGCACGTTAATAACTTTTGATGTGGTTACTGATGAAGCTTGGCTTTGGGTCATTCCGTTCTCTAACGGAAATACGAGTATTGGTTTTGTGGGCCCTTCAGAATTTATCGATTCTTTTTCGGGTGCATCTTCTGAAAAACTTCGGAAACTTTTAAACCTTTCAAAACACTATAAAAAAAGGTTTGAAAATAGCGACTTTTTATTCGAACCCAAAGAGTTTAAAGATTTCTCTTCGTCCATGAATGCGCTTTATGGAAAAGGTTATACCATTACCGGGAACAGTGCAGGTTTCTTGGATCCCGTTTTTTCATCTGGAGTAACGTTTGCAACGGAATCTGGATTATTGGCCGCTAAATTAACAGCCAGAAAACTACGAGACGAAGTAGTGGATTGGGAAAGGGATTACGAAAACCACTTAAAACAAGGCGTCGAAGTTTTTAAAACGTATGTTGATGAATGGTACTCTGGTAACCTTCAGAAAATATTCTTTGCTAGTACTATAAACCCTGAAATTAAAAAACAAATCTGCGCAGTATTGGCTGGTTATGTGTGGGATACCAGCAATCCATTTGTAAAAAACCACCAACGGTTAGTGAGGACATTGGCTAAGGTTATAGAAATTGAAAATAAATAA
- a CDS encoding HAL/PAL/TAL family ammonia-lyase — protein sequence MIIGKEGLVLQDFQDIVFSETKISIDDSVLKTVQDSFDFLTEFSENKIIYGVNTGFGPMAQYKIDDSKRIQLQYNLIRSHASGTGNPIPPKYVKASMLARLNTLAIGKSGVHPSVVELMTTLINRDIIPVVYEHGGVGASGDLVQLAHISLVLIGEGEVTYKGKTKPTAEVFKTENLQPITVALREGLALMNGTSIMSGVGILNTIFTKRLLNWVVACSSAINEIVKAYDDHLSFELNEAKKHSGQQQIAERMRSHLEDSKLTRKREHHLYNGEHTESVIEEKVQEYYSLRCVPQILGPVLDTLQNVEKIVLEEVNSANDNPIVDVKKQQVYHGGNFHGDYISLEMDKLKLVVTKMSMLAERQLNYLLNSKLNGILPPFVNLGELGLNYGMQGVQFTAVSTTAENQTLSNPMYVHSIPNNNDNQDIVSMGTNAALLTKKVIENTYEVVAIELITVVQAIEYLKIQGEVSSKTKKLYDEIRSIVPPFKEDEVMYPYVKEVKEHLINSEI from the coding sequence ATGATAATAGGTAAAGAAGGGTTGGTACTTCAAGATTTTCAGGATATCGTTTTTTCTGAAACAAAAATATCCATTGATGATTCGGTTTTAAAAACGGTTCAGGATAGTTTCGATTTTTTAACGGAATTCTCTGAAAATAAAATTATTTATGGTGTTAATACGGGTTTCGGCCCGATGGCGCAATATAAAATTGACGATTCCAAACGCATTCAACTTCAATATAATTTAATACGCAGCCACGCTTCAGGAACGGGAAATCCCATTCCGCCAAAATACGTAAAAGCATCTATGTTGGCGCGTTTAAACACGTTAGCAATTGGTAAATCTGGGGTTCATCCATCGGTTGTCGAGTTAATGACAACGCTTATAAATAGAGATATTATTCCGGTTGTGTATGAACACGGTGGCGTGGGTGCAAGTGGCGATTTGGTTCAATTGGCGCATATTTCGTTGGTACTGATTGGCGAAGGCGAAGTAACTTATAAAGGTAAAACTAAGCCAACCGCAGAAGTTTTTAAAACCGAAAACTTACAACCCATTACAGTTGCCCTTCGAGAAGGACTCGCATTGATGAATGGCACATCCATTATGTCCGGAGTGGGTATTCTGAATACTATTTTTACGAAACGTTTACTTAATTGGGTAGTGGCGTGCTCTTCGGCTATTAATGAAATAGTAAAAGCGTACGATGATCATCTCTCTTTTGAGTTAAATGAAGCCAAAAAGCACAGCGGACAACAGCAAATTGCCGAACGTATGCGAAGCCATTTGGAGGATAGCAAACTGACCCGAAAACGCGAGCATCATTTATATAATGGGGAACATACGGAATCTGTAATTGAAGAAAAAGTACAAGAGTATTATTCCTTACGTTGTGTGCCGCAAATTTTGGGACCAGTGTTAGATACGCTGCAAAATGTGGAGAAAATTGTTCTGGAAGAAGTAAACTCAGCCAACGACAACCCAATTGTTGATGTTAAAAAACAGCAAGTGTATCACGGCGGAAATTTTCACGGCGATTACATTTCGTTAGAAATGGATAAATTGAAACTGGTAGTCACTAAAATGAGTATGCTTGCCGAACGACAGTTAAATTATTTACTCAATTCTAAACTCAACGGAATTCTTCCTCCTTTTGTAAATTTAGGTGAGTTAGGGTTGAATTATGGGATGCAAGGCGTGCAATTTACAGCTGTTTCTACAACTGCAGAAAATCAAACGCTTTCCAACCCGATGTATGTGCATAGCATCCCAAATAATAATGACAATCAAGATATTGTGAGTATGGGCACCAATGCAGCATTACTCACCAAAAAAGTAATTGAAAACACCTATGAAGTGGTCGCTATTGAGTTAATAACAGTGGTTCAGGCGATAGAATATTTGAAAATTCAAGGTGAAGTTTCTTCAAAAACAAAGAAATTATATGATGAAATCAGGTCGATTGTACCTCCTTTTAAAGAAGATGAAGTGATGTATCCGTATGTGAAAGAAGTAAAAGAACATCTAATTAATTCTGAAATATAA
- the fabG gene encoding 3-oxoacyl-ACP reductase FabG — MKCALVTGGSRGIGKAICLQLAADSEYHILINYYKNKTAALETLQTIEKTGGKGSLLPFDVSNRESVVDALETFQNNNPEAVIEILVNNAGITKDGLFMWMKPEDWNSVINTNLNSFFNVTNHLIQNMLMNRYGRIINIVSLAGVKGNAGQVNYAAAKGAVVAATKSLAQEVGKRNITVNAVAPGFIKSEMTEDLDEKELKKMVPLNRFGNPEEVAHLVSFLTSKKASYITGEVININGGIYS, encoded by the coding sequence ATGAAATGTGCATTGGTTACAGGAGGTTCACGAGGAATAGGAAAAGCAATCTGTCTACAACTAGCTGCCGATAGCGAGTATCATATTCTTATAAATTACTATAAAAATAAAACGGCGGCTCTTGAAACATTGCAAACCATTGAAAAAACAGGTGGAAAAGGTTCGTTGCTTCCGTTTGATGTTTCAAATAGGGAATCTGTGGTTGATGCTTTGGAGACTTTTCAGAATAACAATCCGGAAGCCGTTATCGAAATACTTGTAAACAACGCCGGAATTACAAAAGACGGACTCTTTATGTGGATGAAACCGGAAGACTGGAATTCAGTTATAAACACCAATCTTAATAGCTTTTTTAATGTCACCAATCACCTTATTCAAAATATGTTGATGAATCGCTACGGGCGTATTATTAATATTGTTTCATTGGCTGGTGTAAAAGGCAATGCTGGACAAGTAAACTACGCTGCCGCGAAAGGCGCAGTAGTTGCAGCAACCAAATCACTTGCGCAAGAAGTAGGAAAACGCAATATTACCGTAAACGCGGTGGCGCCGGGGTTTATTAAAAGCGAGATGACGGAAGATCTAGACGAAAAAGAGCTTAAAAAAATGGTTCCATTAAACCGTTTTGGCAATCCCGAGGAAGTTGCACATTTAGTGTCTTTTTTAACTTCCAAAAAAGCATCGTATATCACGGGCGAAGTCATTAATATTAATGGCGGAATCTACTCCTAA
- a CDS encoding LpxL/LpxP family acyltransferase: MAAEWDGKSRGTVFGFKVFVFFIKNFGIRAAYALMHLPIPYFCLFSRKNVRGLFYYFRKRKHYSWFKSSMNIYKGYYQFGQTLVDRIAIQSGLRDKYTYEFDGIENLKETLALNKGGILISAHVGNFEMAQYFFNDLDEEANISIVITDQDHENIKEYVGSVINRKQENFIIVKDNMSHIFEINAALAQNKMVCISGDRYMDVAKTIEASLLGKQAKFPVGPFLLATRLEVPVLFVYVMREPKRHYHLYARKVAVTRRDASGLLTKYTQSLEEILNQYPLQWFNFYDFWDDID, from the coding sequence ATGGCGGCAGAGTGGGACGGAAAATCACGAGGGACGGTCTTCGGGTTTAAAGTATTTGTCTTTTTTATCAAAAACTTTGGTATTCGCGCTGCGTATGCCTTGATGCATTTGCCGATTCCTTATTTTTGTCTGTTTTCTAGAAAAAATGTCCGCGGACTCTTTTATTATTTCAGAAAACGGAAGCACTATTCTTGGTTTAAAAGTTCAATGAATATTTACAAAGGTTATTACCAATTCGGTCAAACCTTGGTCGATAGGATTGCCATTCAATCTGGGCTTCGGGATAAATACACCTACGAGTTTGACGGCATTGAAAATTTAAAAGAAACATTAGCACTCAATAAAGGCGGAATCCTGATCAGTGCTCATGTTGGCAACTTTGAAATGGCGCAGTACTTTTTTAATGATTTAGATGAAGAAGCTAATATCAGCATTGTTATTACCGATCAAGACCACGAGAATATAAAAGAATATGTAGGTTCGGTGATAAACCGAAAGCAAGAGAATTTCATCATTGTAAAAGATAATATGTCCCATATTTTTGAAATAAACGCCGCATTAGCTCAAAATAAAATGGTTTGTATTTCCGGCGATCGGTATATGGATGTTGCCAAAACCATAGAAGCTTCTTTACTTGGAAAACAAGCAAAATTTCCAGTAGGTCCTTTCCTTTTAGCAACTCGATTAGAGGTCCCGGTATTATTTGTATATGTGATGCGCGAACCGAAACGTCATTACCATTTATACGCAAGAAAAGTGGCCGTAACGCGACGCGATGCTAGTGGTTTATTAACTAAATACACCCAAAGTTTAGAAGAGATTTTAAACCAATATCCGCTGCAATGGTTTAATTTTTACGACTTTTGGGATGATATTGATTAA
- a CDS encoding beta-ketoacyl-[acyl-carrier-protein] synthase family protein: MQKPVYIQEASLITPLGFSVSENVSAIEKEQSGIQEQHCTDILDTPFYAAMIASEKIDAAFEKLGDPSKFMKLEKMMLLSVAETVEKSKLHISEKTALIIATTKGSIDALDPDNSFSEERAYLPVLGKKIQSFFGFKEEPIVVSNACVSGILAVAVAKRLIQNNVCENAVVVAGDLVSKFTVTGFNTFQALSDGPCKPYSKYRNGISIGEAAASVVVSSEKNKNTIIEVVGDGSCNDANHISGPSRTGEGLLKSIQSAMKEAKISANNIDLISAHGTATIYNDEMEAIAFNRANLQQVPLHSLKGYYGHTLGASGLVEAIVGFEAMKQNKLFTSLGYDESGTSKPLNIIQKVENCTVNTFLKTASGFGGSNAAVLFKKVAFEQ; the protein is encoded by the coding sequence ATGCAGAAACCTGTTTACATACAAGAAGCTTCGCTTATTACCCCTTTGGGGTTTTCAGTTTCTGAAAACGTATCTGCTATCGAAAAGGAACAATCCGGAATTCAAGAACAACATTGTACGGATATTTTAGACACCCCTTTTTACGCAGCGATGATAGCTTCAGAAAAAATTGATGCTGCTTTTGAAAAATTGGGTGACCCTTCAAAATTTATGAAGCTGGAGAAAATGATGTTACTTTCCGTTGCTGAAACGGTAGAAAAATCAAAACTTCATATTTCAGAAAAAACCGCCTTGATTATTGCGACCACAAAGGGAAGTATCGACGCACTCGATCCTGATAATTCTTTTTCAGAAGAACGAGCGTATTTGCCGGTTTTAGGAAAGAAAATTCAATCTTTTTTTGGTTTTAAAGAAGAACCGATCGTGGTTTCCAACGCGTGTGTTTCAGGAATCTTAGCGGTTGCGGTCGCTAAACGCCTTATTCAGAACAATGTATGTGAAAATGCTGTAGTTGTTGCGGGCGATTTAGTTTCTAAATTTACTGTTACCGGGTTTAACACCTTTCAAGCACTGAGTGATGGCCCTTGCAAACCTTATTCAAAATACCGAAATGGCATTAGCATTGGCGAAGCGGCGGCATCAGTCGTGGTTTCTTCTGAAAAAAATAAAAATACAATTATCGAAGTCGTTGGAGATGGTTCGTGTAACGATGCCAACCATATTTCGGGTCCATCACGAACAGGAGAAGGTTTGCTGAAAAGTATTCAATCTGCTATGAAAGAAGCTAAAATTTCAGCAAATAATATTGACTTAATTTCCGCCCACGGAACCGCAACTATTTATAATGACGAAATGGAAGCTATTGCGTTCAACCGGGCGAACCTGCAACAGGTTCCCTTACATAGTTTAAAAGGCTATTATGGGCATACGTTGGGCGCTTCTGGTTTGGTAGAGGCCATTGTCGGTTTTGAAGCAATGAAACAAAATAAATTGTTTACGTCGTTAGGATATGACGAATCGGGAACTTCAAAACCGTTGAATATCATTCAAAAAGTTGAAAACTGCACCGTAAACACCTTTTTAAAAACCGCTTCTGGTTTTGGGGGTAGTAATGCAGCCGTACTCTTTAAAAAAGTCGCTTTTGAACAATAA
- a CDS encoding 3-oxoacyl-ACP synthase → MNNKLNIQAWCSVQNGMVICNGKEIITVDNKQTFSASAKQVYKDQHWEYPKFFKMDRLSKLTFLTAEILMNEVTISSEEKESLAVVLSNKSASLDTDRKYQDSINSIENFYPSPAVFVFTLPNIGMGEVCIRHKIQGENAFFAFDDFNPLFLKQYAESLTQNNKAKQVLCGWTEIDEKGYNSFLYLASPNGTLPHTEESIKKLYTPS, encoded by the coding sequence TTGAACAATAAACTAAACATACAAGCGTGGTGCAGCGTACAAAACGGAATGGTAATTTGCAATGGCAAGGAAATTATAACTGTTGATAATAAACAAACATTTTCAGCATCTGCAAAACAAGTTTACAAAGACCAGCACTGGGAATACCCTAAATTTTTTAAGATGGATCGGTTGAGTAAACTCACCTTTTTAACTGCTGAAATTTTAATGAATGAAGTGACAATCTCTTCTGAAGAAAAAGAAAGCTTAGCGGTTGTATTGTCCAATAAAAGTGCGAGTTTGGATACCGATAGAAAGTATCAAGACTCTATAAACAGTATTGAAAATTTTTACCCCAGTCCGGCAGTATTTGTGTTTACATTGCCTAATATTGGGATGGGCGAAGTGTGCATTCGGCATAAGATACAAGGTGAAAATGCTTTTTTTGCCTTTGATGATTTTAATCCGTTATTTTTGAAGCAATATGCTGAAAGTTTAACGCAAAACAACAAAGCAAAGCAGGTTTTGTGTGGTTGGACCGAAATAGATGAAAAAGGATATAATTCTTTTTTATATTTGGCATCCCCAAATGGAACCCTTCCGCATACGGAAGAATCAATTAAAAAATTATACACCCCAAGTTGA
- a CDS encoding phosphopantetheine-binding protein — translation MDALKQELKENIIEQLNLEEFTIEDIDNDDALFGDGLGLDSIDALELIVMLDKDYGIKLTDPEKSKEIFQSINVLATYITEHRTK, via the coding sequence ATGGACGCATTAAAACAGGAACTAAAAGAAAATATCATCGAGCAATTAAACCTCGAAGAATTTACCATTGAAGATATTGATAATGACGATGCGTTATTTGGCGACGGCTTAGGATTGGATTCTATCGATGCCTTGGAATTAATTGTGATGCTCGATAAAGATTACGGTATAAAACTGACCGATCCTGAAAAAAGCAAAGAGATTTTTCAGTCCATTAATGTTTTGGCAACCTATATTACTGAGCATCGTACTAAATAA